In a genomic window of Amycolatopsis japonica:
- a CDS encoding SDR family oxidoreductase — protein sequence MTTYFVTGATGFLGKRLVARLLRRPETVAVHVLVRETSRGKLPSHEKLVPVTGDLTEPSLGIDPARVGPLDHVVHLGAIYDLTADEAANRAANVDGTRNVLEFAAAAKAGLFHHVSSIAVAGQYAGRFTEADFDLGQGFASPYHATKFEAEKLVRRHGKTPFRVYRPSAVAGDSRTGEMDKIDGPYYFLPAISRLAALPRRLPLAAPDLGATNLVPVDYVVEAMEHLMHVDAPSGSTYHLASPRPQPLHEVYNAFARAAGGPKISAVLPARPSGALKRAGTRLAKSAAAGFDRVPGGRSARAAVLAELGIPLEVLPHLSMEVDFDTSATTAALEGSGITLPPLKEYAGPLYRYWLAHLDPDRGRRRPGPEPLDGRKVLITGASSGIGRASALAVAAKGGEVILVARRADELEEVREQIVAAGGKASAYPCDLTDGGAVDALVKDVLAAHGAVDMLVNNAGRSIRRSLSLSTERFHDFERTMAINYFGPVRLTLGLLPSMTARGFGHVVNVTTQGLQTDTPRFSAYLASKAALEEFGLTAGRETLSDGVTFTSVRMPLVRTDMIAPTGSYRGMPSSSPERAAALVVKALEKRPEILNLPEGTAAELVTLVAPKTARFFAHLVYRAMPESAPESRGLPRKAPLASVAGAVTRLVWRRRP from the coding sequence ATGACCACCTACTTCGTGACGGGCGCGACGGGTTTTCTGGGAAAACGCCTGGTCGCGCGCCTACTACGGCGACCGGAGACCGTAGCCGTCCATGTTCTCGTGAGGGAGACCTCACGCGGGAAGCTCCCGAGCCACGAGAAGCTCGTTCCCGTCACCGGCGATCTGACCGAACCCTCGCTGGGCATCGATCCCGCCCGCGTGGGACCCCTCGACCACGTCGTGCATCTCGGCGCGATCTACGACCTCACCGCGGACGAAGCGGCGAACCGCGCGGCCAACGTCGACGGCACGCGCAACGTCCTGGAGTTCGCCGCGGCCGCGAAGGCCGGGCTCTTCCACCACGTCTCGTCGATCGCGGTCGCGGGACAGTACGCCGGACGGTTCACCGAGGCCGACTTCGACCTCGGCCAGGGTTTCGCGTCGCCGTACCACGCGACGAAGTTCGAGGCGGAGAAACTCGTACGACGGCACGGGAAAACGCCGTTCCGCGTGTACCGGCCGTCGGCCGTGGCCGGTGATTCGCGCACCGGTGAGATGGACAAGATCGACGGCCCGTACTACTTCCTTCCCGCGATCTCGCGACTCGCCGCGCTGCCCCGCCGTCTTCCACTGGCCGCCCCGGATCTCGGCGCCACGAATCTCGTTCCGGTCGACTACGTCGTCGAAGCGATGGAACACCTCATGCACGTCGACGCGCCCAGTGGCAGCACGTACCACCTCGCGTCGCCCCGGCCACAGCCGCTTCACGAGGTCTACAACGCGTTCGCGCGGGCCGCGGGCGGGCCGAAGATCTCCGCCGTTCTTCCCGCCCGGCCTTCCGGAGCGCTCAAGCGCGCGGGAACCCGGCTGGCGAAATCCGCGGCCGCCGGCTTCGACCGGGTCCCCGGCGGACGGTCGGCCCGCGCGGCGGTGCTCGCGGAACTCGGCATCCCGCTCGAAGTCCTGCCGCATCTGAGCATGGAGGTCGACTTCGACACCAGCGCGACCACGGCCGCGCTCGAAGGCAGCGGGATCACCTTGCCCCCGTTGAAGGAGTACGCCGGTCCGCTCTACCGGTACTGGCTCGCGCATCTGGATCCCGATCGCGGCCGCCGCCGTCCCGGGCCGGAACCGCTCGACGGCCGCAAGGTCCTCATCACCGGCGCGTCCTCGGGTATCGGGCGCGCGTCGGCGCTCGCCGTCGCCGCGAAGGGCGGCGAAGTGATCCTCGTGGCCAGGCGCGCCGACGAACTCGAAGAGGTCCGCGAGCAGATCGTCGCGGCCGGCGGCAAGGCGTCCGCGTATCCGTGCGACCTCACCGACGGCGGCGCCGTCGACGCTCTGGTCAAGGACGTGCTCGCCGCGCACGGCGCCGTCGACATGCTGGTCAACAACGCGGGCCGCTCGATCCGGCGATCGCTTTCGCTGTCCACCGAACGGTTCCACGATTTCGAGCGCACGATGGCGATCAACTACTTCGGACCCGTGCGGCTGACGCTGGGCCTGCTGCCGTCGATGACCGCGCGCGGTTTCGGCCACGTCGTGAACGTGACCACCCAAGGACTCCAGACCGACACGCCGCGGTTTTCCGCTTACCTGGCTTCGAAGGCCGCGTTGGAGGAGTTCGGGCTGACCGCCGGGCGGGAAACGCTTTCCGACGGCGTCACCTTCACCTCGGTCCGGATGCCGCTGGTGCGCACCGACATGATCGCCCCGACCGGTTCCTATCGCGGCATGCCGTCGAGCTCCCCCGAACGCGCCGCCGCGCTCGTGGTGAAGGCGTTGGAGAAACGACCGGAGATCCTGAACCTGCCCGAGGGAACGGCCGCCGAACTGGTGACGCTCGTCGCACCGAAGACGGCCCGGTTCTTCGCCCACCTCGTCTATCGCGCGATGCCCGAATCCGCACCGGAATCCCGTGGCCTGCCCCGAAAGGCCCCGCTCGCGTCGGTGGCGGGCGCGGTCACGAGGCTGGTCTGGCGCCGTCGTCCCTGA
- a CDS encoding NAD(P)/FAD-dependent oxidoreductase codes for MSEPRKIVIVGAGLAGATAAGTLRERGYEGEIVLLGTDTHRPYELPPLSKGLLMGKTDEPDWVHGEGFYGEKDIAFRSGVTATRIELGARLVHDDAGGEHRFDRLVLATGSRPRSLPVPGGDLPGLRTLRTLDDALALRSAFKDARRVVIVGAGWIGTEAAAAAREHGAEVTVVDQVGSPLLAVLGDQVSGVFKDLHTQHGVNWRLGEGVAGFTGGPDGVTGVRLQSGDELSADVVLVAVGAAPRVDLAHAAGLELSDDGGVCADAGLRTAAPDVYAIGDIAAHFHPRYGKRVRVEHWSNAKWQGEHVAGNLLGENEPYLRSPYFFSDQYDLGCEYRGLADPETDELVVRGDLAARDFTAFWLRDGQVAAAMNVNQWDDGDALKALVEGRAAVTAEQLRTADLTSLV; via the coding sequence ATGTCCGAACCCAGGAAGATCGTCATCGTCGGCGCCGGTCTCGCCGGGGCGACGGCCGCCGGGACGCTGCGAGAACGCGGTTACGAGGGCGAGATCGTGCTTCTCGGCACCGATACACATCGCCCGTACGAATTGCCGCCCTTGTCCAAGGGACTTCTGATGGGCAAGACCGATGAACCCGACTGGGTGCACGGCGAAGGTTTCTACGGCGAGAAGGACATCGCGTTCCGGAGCGGGGTGACCGCGACCAGGATCGAGCTCGGCGCGCGGCTCGTGCACGACGACGCGGGCGGCGAACACCGCTTCGACCGGCTCGTCCTCGCGACCGGCTCCCGGCCGCGTTCGTTGCCGGTGCCCGGCGGGGATCTGCCGGGTCTGCGGACCCTGCGCACCCTCGACGACGCGCTCGCGCTCCGCTCGGCGTTCAAGGACGCGCGGCGGGTGGTGATCGTCGGCGCGGGCTGGATCGGGACCGAGGCCGCGGCGGCCGCCAGGGAACACGGCGCCGAGGTGACCGTGGTCGACCAGGTCGGCTCGCCGTTGCTCGCGGTACTGGGCGATCAGGTGTCCGGCGTCTTCAAGGACCTGCACACGCAGCACGGGGTGAACTGGCGTCTGGGTGAAGGCGTCGCCGGCTTCACCGGCGGCCCGGACGGGGTGACCGGTGTCCGCCTTCAGAGTGGTGACGAGCTCTCTGCCGACGTCGTGCTGGTGGCCGTCGGCGCCGCGCCGCGGGTCGACCTCGCGCACGCCGCCGGGCTGGAACTGTCCGACGACGGCGGTGTCTGCGCCGACGCAGGCCTTCGGACGGCCGCGCCCGACGTCTACGCGATCGGCGACATCGCCGCGCATTTCCATCCCCGCTACGGAAAACGTGTCCGCGTCGAGCACTGGTCGAACGCGAAGTGGCAGGGGGAGCACGTCGCCGGGAACCTGCTGGGCGAGAACGAGCCGTACTTGCGGAGTCCGTATTTCTTCTCGGACCAGTACGACCTCGGATGCGAGTACCGCGGCCTCGCCGATCCCGAGACCGACGAACTCGTGGTGCGGGGCGATCTCGCGGCGCGGGACTTCACCGCGTTCTGGCTGCGGGACGGGCAGGTGGCCGCCGCGATGAACGTCAACCAGTGGGATGACGGGGACGCCTTGAAGGCCCTGGTCGAGGGACGCGCGGCGGTGACCGCGGAGCAGCTGAGGACTGCCGATCTCACTTCGCTCGTTTGA